One segment of Dioscorea cayenensis subsp. rotundata cultivar TDr96_F1 unplaced genomic scaffold, TDr96_F1_v2_PseudoChromosome.rev07_lg8_w22 25.fasta BLBR01000910.1, whole genome shotgun sequence DNA contains the following:
- the LOC120255261 gene encoding probable disease resistance protein RF45: MKLYKLLTKSKTPLILSSLRFKPSALIARHNVGVEIRKVKERLNEIKDARERYGIQNLGEDGDAYNLVSIIRRPHFSSQYSDDANVVGLFNDQKILLERLMDQQQQRLCVISIVGIGGLGKTTLARKLYLDNAVSNHFDKRIWVTVSQENSLMGLLRKMLEEVREIEKEKLEKMTKNDLIEMINGSLGTHRFLIVLDDIWREDVWNQMQRSFPNVNNGSRVLITTRFLNVAKEADPRSTPYQLPLLNDDESMKLLLKKAFPYEDAEANCTSELLDIGCRLMQKCGGLPLALVVLGGLLSTKDKTPVVWRRVLETLDWAEEGRQCQEILAWSYEDLPYDMKSCFLYLGAYPEDYEISGNELIWQWIAEGFIPQKNMKTMEDTGEAILEELIQRSLIHVNTRKSNGSVKKCGVHDLLLYFARCAAKKDLFLTVCSNENDQPTYLASSRRVAFHNVNDTKINEISRASTMHGLRTLMAFGLLYPPIDSPIFRFELLRVLDLTELTSVQRLPKEIELMIHLRYLRLVGVDFRLPSSVGNFQSLETVLLRQVTEVPITLWKIKTLRHVQIKFMCTPSQSLELKNLRTLENVEFGSYKTINWRFPNLRKLKVLIHTEHQGTMLTHLLCGLYHLISLFILALEDCPLEIDTKDFPFHNHLLSLTLFGFWPKGGAISEFPTCLTKLELGDSRLEQDPMPKLERLQYLVTLELSQNVYLGKTMVCSTGGLPSLKSLFIDTMPNLEEWRVERGAMPKLAFLKLISCEMLKVFPDLQHVMSLQELELRHMSQELMLSLQREAGEDWYKIQHVPKLTLEEW, translated from the coding sequence gttTAAACCAAGCGCGTTGATAGCAAGGCATAATGTTGGTGTGGAGATTCGCAAAGTAAAAGAACGGCTTAATGAGATCAAGGATGCCAGAGAGAGGTATGGGATTCAAAACTTGGGTGAAGATGGAGATGCTTACAACTTAGTATCCATAATAAGGAGACCCCATTTCTCATCTCAATATTCTGATGATGCTAATGTAGTCGGGCTCTTTAATGATCAGAAGATCCTACTTGAACGGCTGATggatcaacaacaacaaaggcTTTGTGTCATTAGCATAGTTGGTATTGGTGGTCTTGGCAAAACAACCCTTGCACGGAAACTCTACCTTGACAATGCTGTTAGCAATCATTTCGACAAGCGCATTTGGGTAACAGTCTCTCAAGAAAATAGTTTAATGGGGCTTCTTAGAAAGATGCTTGAAGAAGTTCGGGAGATTGAAAAGGAGAAGTTGgagaaaatgacaaaaaatgATTTGATAGAGATGATTAATGGCTCACTGGGAACACACAGGTTTCTCATTGTATTGGATGATATTTGGCGAGAGGATGTATGGAATCAGATGCAAAGAAGTTTTCCGAATGTGAACAATGGAAGCAGAGTCTTGATCACCACTCGATTTCTTAATGTTGCAAAGGAAGCAGATCCAAGAAGCACTCCGTACCAACTTCCACTTTTGAATGATGATGAGAGCATGAAGCTTCTTCTCAAGAAGGCCTTTCCTTATGAAGATGCTGAGGCAAATTGCACTAGTGAATTGCTTGATATCGGCTGTCGTCTCATGCAAAAATGCGGTGGCCTACCTCTGGCTTTAGTTGTTCTTGGAGGTCTCCTATCTACAAAAGACAAAACACCTGTTGTGTGGCGAAGAGTGTTGGAGACGTTGGATTGGgcggaagaaggaagacaatgCCAAGAAATACTTGCTTGGAGCTATGAAGATCTTCCATATGATATgaaatcttgttttctttatttgggCGCTTACCCTGAGGATTATGAGATCTCTGGCAATGAGTTAATCTGGCAATGGATTGCAGAAGGCTTCATACCACAGAAAAATATGAAGACCATGGAAGATACGGGGGAAGCTATTTTAGAGGAGTTGATTCAGAGGAGCTTGATTCATGTAAATACCAGGAAAAGCAATGGGAGTGTGAAGAAATGTGGTGTCCATGATCTACTACTGTATTTTGCAAGATGTGCAGCTAAGAAAGATTTGTTCCTCACAGTATGCTCCAATGAAAATGATCAACCAACTTATTTGGCGTCATCTCGCCGTGTGGCTTTTCACAACGTCAATGACACCAAGATCAATGAAATCTCTAGAGCCTCTACAATGCATGGACTCAGGACTTTGATGGCATTTGGTCTACTTTATCCTCCAATTGATTCTCCAATATTTAGATTTGAGCTTCTAAGGGTGCTTGATTTGACTGAGTTAACTTCTGTACAAAGATTACCAAAAGAGATTGAGCTCATGATCCATTTACGTTATTTAAGACTGGTGGGTGTTGATTTTCGCCTACCATCGTCCGTAGGAAACTTTCAATCCTTAGAAACTGTTCTTCTAAGGCAAGTAACAGAGGTACCAATCACACTATGGAAGATAAAGACACTAAGACATGTGCAAATCAAGTTTATGTGCACACCATCACAAAGTCTTGAGCTAAAAAATCTCCGCACACTTGAGAATGTAGAATTCGGATCCTATAAAACAATAAACTGGAGGTTTCCCAACCTTAGGAAGTTGAAAGTGTTGATTCATACGGAACACCAGGGAACAATGCTAACCCATCTACTCTGTGGACTATACCATCTTATCAGCTTGTTTATACTTGCTTTAGAAGATTGCCCTTTAGAGATCGACACCAAGGACTTTCCATTTCACAACCATCTCCTCTCATTGACGTTATTTGGATTTTGGCCAAAGGGGGGCGCCATATCTGAATTCCCAACTTGTCTCACTAAGCTTGAACTCGGTGATTCTAGATTGGAGCAAGACCCAATGCCCAAATTGGAGAGGTTACAATACCTTGTCACTCTTGAACTCTCTCAAAATGTGTATCTTGGGAAAACCATGGTATGCTCTACTGGTGGATTACCTAGTTTGAAAAGTCTATTCATTGACACAATGCCTAATCTTGAGGAGTGGAGGGTAGAGAGAGGTGCAATGCCCAAGCTTGCTTtcctaaaattaatttcatgcGAGATGCTAAAAGTGTTTCCAGATTTGCAACATGTGATGAGCCTTCAGGAGTTGGAGTTGCGTCACATGTCCCAAGAGCTCATGCTCAGTTTGCAGAGGGAAGCAGGGGAAGATTGGTACAAGATTCAACATGTGCCAAAACTCACCCTTGAAGAATGGTGA